One Brassica oleracea var. oleracea cultivar TO1000 chromosome C7, BOL, whole genome shotgun sequence genomic window carries:
- the LOC106304352 gene encoding mitochondrial intermembrane space import and assembly protein 40: MGQAQSNDNSASSTTPTINTPPPSTNSPRDSDGDDTSMGSLLAEAAAFGEGDNENESLEAKAQKALDCPCIADLRNGSCGSQFTEAFRCFLISTAEEKGSDCVHPFVALQKCVKANPNAFSKEVLEDEKETERKEEQQQPVQQDHRIIPPLWAKDPPRSGKSKL; the protein is encoded by the exons CTCTGCCTCATCCACAACGCCGACGATTAATACCCCTCCTCCTTCCACGAATTCGCCGCGGGATTCTGATGGCGATGATACTTCGATGGGGTCTCTCCTTGCAG AAGCTGCAGCATTTGGTGAAGGTGACAATGAGAACGAG TCGCTTGAAGCCAAGGCACAGAAAGCTCTCGATTGTCCTTGCATAGCTGATCTCCGCAATGGATCTTGCGGGTCTCAGTTCACTGAAGCGTTCCGTTGCTTTCTCATCAGCACTGCTGAAGAAAAG GGATCAGACTGTGTGCATCCATTCGTGGCATTGCAAAAATGTGTCAAAGCCAACCCAAACGCATTCTCTAAAGAGGTTCTAGAGGACGAGAAAGAGACCGAGAGAAAGGAAGAGCAGCAGCAGCCTGTGCAGCAAGACCATAGAATCATCCCTCCTCTCTGGGCAAAGGACCCTCCTCGCAGTGGCAAATCCAAGCTTTAG
- the LOC106306897 gene encoding uncharacterized protein LOC106306897: MEEDGVDAKVGMLESFMRNQQNSLKSLFHRKKSSAGRDGDGSPSPIASPKPIPQLSLLANSVVSRCSIILKIPTQDLQHRFDVELPESVKQLLTYARNFLEFCSFQALHQVMKQPNYLSDQEFRQLMFDMMLAWETPSVTSENESKDAVSPSTQDSEDDDGWSLFYSSPTSMAMQVDEKKSVGQEAFARIAPVCPAIADAITVHNLFDALTSSSGHRLHFLVYDKYIRTLDKIFKAAKSSLGPSAASLQLAKGEIVLDIDGGNPVLPVFKHVGISAWPGKLTLTNCALYFDSMGGGDKPMRYDLTEDTKQVIKPELTGPLGARIFDKAIMYKSIIVPEPVYFEFTEFKGNARRDYWLGICLEILRVQWFIRKYNFKGIQRSEILARAILGIFRYRAIKEAFQVFSSQYKTLLIFNLAESLPGGDMVLEALYRRVSRITTDVQSDVSSVQYMKWPSNLSPVSLILLEHFGLNLETSTNMGEEMTIVGDFCVGETSPLEIALKQSILDTDRAEAAQATVEQVKVEGIDTNVAVMKELLLPFIKLALRIKLLASWQEPYKSTVFVILVSYLIISGWIGFILPLVLVLAAMVMLWRKQFNKGKEPKAVRVKAPPSKNAVEQLLLLQDAVSQFESLIQTVNVGLLKIRAITLAILPQATDTSALSLVIVAVILAVVPVKYLITMAFVEWFTREVGWRKASSDRLERRVREWWFRVPAAPVQLMRADESKKKK, encoded by the exons ATGGAAGAAGACGGCGTCGATGCGAAAGTGGGAATGCTGGAGAGCTTCATGAGAAACCAGCAGAACTCTTTGAAATCCCTATTCCACCGCAAGAAATCCTCCGCCGGCCGTGACGGAGATGGTTCTCCGTCGCCTATCGCTTCCCCGAAACCTATCCCTCAGCTCTCGCTTCTCGCCAATTCCGTCGTCTCCCGCTGTTCAAT TATCCTCAAGATTCCAACGCAAGATTTGCAACACCGATTTGATGTAGAGTTGCCTGAGAGTGTTAAGCAGCTCTTGACGTACGCGAGGAACTTTCTCGAGTTCTGCTCGTTTCAGGCTCTCCATCAAGTAATGAAGCAGCCTAATTATCTTAGCGATCAAGAGTTTCGTCAGCTCATGTTTGATATGATGCTTGCTTGGGAGACTCCCAGTGTTACTAGTGAGAATGAGAGCAAA GATGCAGTGTCTCCCTCCACGCAGGACTCTGAGGATGACGACGGGTGGTCTCTGTTCTATTCAAGTCCCACATCTATGGCAATGCAG GTTGATGAGAAAAAGTCTGTTGGACAGGAGGCCTTTGCAAGAATCGCTCCGGTTTGTCCTGCCATTGCAGATGCAATCACCGTACATAATCTTTTTGATGCACTGACTAGCTCTTCAGGCCACAGGCTTCATTTTCTCGTATATGACAAATACATCCGCACACTTGACAA AATTTTCAAGGCTGCTAAAAGCTCTCTTGGACCTTCAGCTGCCAGTCTTCAGCTTGCCAAGGGGGAAATAGTTCTTGATATAGATGGTGGCAATCCTGTTTTACCAGTTTTCAAACACGTGGGCATCTCAGCATGGCCTG GAAAACTGACACTTACCAACTGTGCCCTGTATTTTGATTCAATGGGTGGTGGTGATAAGCCCATGCGATATGATCTCACTGAAGACACAAAACAGGTCATCAAACCTGAGTTGACAGGGCCGTTGGGTGCTCGTATCTTTGATAAAGCCATCATGTACAAATCGATTATAGT GCCAGAGCCGGTATATTTTGAATTTACGGAGTTCAAAGGAAATGCTCGTCGAGACTACTGGTTGGGTATATGTCTGGAGATCCTTCGTGTGCAATGGTTCATTCGAAAATACAACTTTAAAGGGATTCAAAGATCAGAAATACTTGCAAGGGCAATCCTTGGCATATTCCGCTACCGTGCAATAAAGGAAGCTTTCCAAGTCTTCTCTTCTCAATACAAAACATTGCTTATATTCAACCTAGCAGAAAGCCTTCCTGGTGGAGATATGGTCTTAGAAGCTCTATACAGACGAGTTTCTCGCATAACCACCGATGTTCAGTCTGATGTCAGTTCTGTTCAGTATATGAAATGGCCCTCAAACTTATCTCCAGTCTCACTCATATTGCTTGAGCATTTTGGATTGAATCTAGAAACTAGTACGAATATGGGTGAAGAAATGACAATCGTAGGGGATTTTTGTGTTGGGGAGACGAGTCCATTGGAGATAGCTCTGAAACAGTCCATCCTAGACACAGACAGAGCTGAAGCTGCTCAGGCGACTGTGGAACAAGTGAAAGTAGAAGGAATTGACACTAATGTTGCAGTAATGAAG GAACTATTACTCCCTTTCATCAAACTAGCCTTGCGTATAAAACTCTTAGCATCTTGGCAAGAGCCTTATAAATCGACAGTGTTCGTGATCTTAGTGAGCTATTTGATAATCAG TGGGTGGATCGGTTTCATACTACCATTGGTATTAGTCCTGGCGGCTATGGTAATGCTATGGCGTAAGCAATTCAACAAAGGGAAAGAGCCAAAAGCCGTTCGAGTCAAAGCTCCACCGAGTAAAAACGCAGTGGAGCAGCTACTCCTACTACAAGACGCAGTCAGCCAATTTGAGTCGCTAATTCAAACCGTTAACGTTGGTCTCCTCAAAATAAGAGCCATTACTCTCGCAATTCTTCCTCAG GCGACGGATACATCGGCTCTATCGCTTGTGATTGTGGCAGTGATCTTGGCGGTTGTTCCGGTGAAGTACTTGATAACGATGGCGTTTGTAGAGTGGTTCACGAGGGAAGTTGGGTGGAGGAAAGCGAGTAGTGACCGGTTAGAGAGGCGGGTCAGAGAATGGTGGTTTAGGGTACCAGCAGCTCCGGTTCAGCTCATGAGAGCCGATGAAAGCAAGAAGAAGAAATGA
- the LOC106303245 gene encoding uncharacterized protein LOC106303245, whose amino-acid sequence MKRTKTSAKKNTQEAGSSQLEKQRPKKWDKSDTTHYNNMKKVAVPATQLACPETMTILGIQADIEGLFQNMGLGQLCNLKEPTYPELVRQFIASAYVTRPDDSHREGFLAFVVQKVYYEVSFTDLCGLFGLSAGVRTSGLYWTSELLNFWETIGTGVYRSSQAKESLIRSPVLRYATRLIGSLLYGTTTAASVTQRELCLLYHGVRHLLPAFGNSTFPPATAFNMGAVLAANLAGYKGKVTKSKSSACGFGAVITRILTHVGVDCENHQVALDSSNNIVWNYLDVISLVSKEFIAGPHSRIHRDGPYVYVFQDRAKKTLYCHLPQIGLTSLLSELCLAK is encoded by the exons ATGAAGCGCACGAAAACATCAGCAAAGAAAAACACACAAGAAGCGGGTTCGTCACAGCTGGAGAAGCAAAGGCCAAAGAAGTGGGATAAGTCTGATACCACCCACTACAACAACATGAAGAAGGTAGCCGTTCCGGCTACACAACTAGCATGTCCTGAGACGATGACAATATTGGGAATCCAAGCAGACATTGAAGGACTGTTCCAGAACATGGGTCTAGGCCAACTATGCAACCTCAAGGAACCCACTTATCCGGAGTTGGTACGCCAGTTCATAGCATCCGCATACGTCACCCGTCCCGATGATAGCCATCGGGAAGGTTTTCTGGCATTCGTAGTGCAGAAAGTATATTATGAGGTATCTTTCACAGACCTCTGCGGACTATTTGGATTGAGTGCAGGGGTGAGGACATCTGGTCTTTATTGGACTTCAGAGCTGTTGAACTTCTGGGAAACGATTGGCACAGGGGTTTATAGATCTTCTCAGGCAAAGGAGTCACTTATCCGGAGCCCAGTACTGAGATATGCGACACGCCTCATTGGCTCATTGCTATACGGGACAACCACAGCCGCATCAGTCACGCAAAGGGAGTTGTGCCTCTTGTACCATGGTGTGAGGCATTTGCTACCGGCATTTGGAAACTCTACATTCCCACCTGCTACTGCCTTCAACATGGGAGCGGTGCTGGCCGCGAACTTAGCAGGATACAAAGGGAAAGTAACCAAATCCAAGAGCAGTGCATGTGGATTTGGTGCAGTGATTACTCGGATCCTTACACATGTGGGTGTAGACTGCGAGAACCATCAGGTAGCACTGGACAGTTCGAACAACATTGTTTGGAACTACTTGGATGTCATTTCTCTAGTAAGTAAGGAGTTCATAGCTGGTCCCCACTCGAGGATCCATCGGGATGGTCCTTACGTCTACGTATTCCAGGACCGAGCGAAGAAAACACTCTACTGCCACCTACCTCAGATCGGTCTCACTTCTCTACTTTCAGAG CTTTGTCTTGCTAAATAA
- the LOC106304081 gene encoding GEM-like protein 7, which translates to MTLSTVHQKIIALPAVKTAPAGYLPDPTSINKLQIPSPSKKSEQSKKKSILRTNSFTNGTKDQSKLGPKLTETVKRKISLGAKILQMGGLEKIYKRLFRVYDEEKLFKAYQCYLSTTEGPIAGLLFISSKKIAFCSERSIKVASPQGDLTRVHYKVSIPLCKFKGVNQGLNTKKPSQKYIEVVTVDGFDFWFMGFMSYQKAFNCLEQALSLEL; encoded by the coding sequence ATGACATTGAGCACAGTCCACCAGAAAATTATTGCATTACCAGCAGTCAAGACTGCTCCTGCAGGTTACTTGCCTGATCCAACTTCCATTAACAAGCTCCAAATCCCATCTCCTTCCAAGAAGTCTGAACAAAGCAAGAAAAAATCGATTCTCCGAACCAATAGCTTCACCAATGGAACTAAAGATCAAAGCAAGTTAGGACCAAAGCTAACTGAAACAGTAAAGAGAAAGATATCCCTAGGAGCTAAGATACTTCAAATGGGAGGCTTAGAGAAGATCTACAAGAGGCTCTTTAGAGTCTACGATGAAGAGAAACTCTTCAAGGCCTACCAATGTTACCTATCAACAACAGAAGGTCCCATTGCAGGCTTACTCTTCATCTCGTCAAAGAAGATTGCTTTCTGCAGTGAGAGATCTATCAAAGTGGCTTCACCTCAAGGAGATCTGACTAGGGTTCACTACAAAGTGTCAATCCCTTTGTGCAAGTTCAAGGGAGTGAACCAGGGTCTGAACACAAAGAAACCATCTCAGAAATACATTGAAGTAGTCACGGTCGATGGCTTTGACTTCTGGTTCATGGGATTCATGAGCTACCAGAAAGCATTCAACTGTCTCGAGCAAGCACTTTCTCTCGAGCTATAA
- the LOC106304404 gene encoding putative GEM-like protein 8, with translation MSRVHQQVLAFPAVKTSPAGYLPDPASINKFQIPSPSKKPEQSKGKSFLRTNSFTNGASEQSKLAPKLTETVKRKLSLGAKIIQMGGLEKIYKRLFRVYDEEKLFKAYQCYLSTTAGPIAGLLFISSKKISFCSERSIKVASPQGDNMRVHYKVSIPLCKIKGVNQSMNIKKPSQKYIEVVTVDNFDFWFMGFISYQKAFNCLEQALSLEQ, from the coding sequence ATGAGCAGAGTCCACCAACAAGTTCTTGCATTCCCAGCAGTCAAGACTTCTCCGGCAGGTTACTTGCCTGATCCAGCTTCCATCAACAAGTTCCAAATCCCATCTCCATCCAAGAAACCTGAACAAAGTAAGGGAAAATCGTTTCTGCGAACTAATAGCTTTACTAACGGAGCTAGCGAGCAGAGCAAGTTAGCACCAAAGCTGACCGAAACAGTCAAGAGAAAGCTATCTCTAGGAGCTAAGATAATTCAAATGGGAGGCTTAGAGAAGATTTACAAGAGGCTCTTTAGAGTCTACGATGAAGAGAAACTCTTCAAAGCCTACCAATGTTACCTATCAACAACCGCAGGTCCCATTGCAGGCTTACTTTTCATCTCATCAAAGAAGATTTCTTTCTGCAGTGAGAGATCTATCAAAGTGGCTTCACCTCAGGGAGATAACATGAGGGTTCACTACAAAGTGTCAATCCCTCTGTGCAAGATCAAAGGAGTGAACCAGAGTATGAACATAAAGAAGCCATCTCAGAAGTACATTGAAGTAGTCACGGTCGATAACTTTGACTTCTGGTTCATGGGCTTCATAAGCTACCAGAAAGCGTTCAACTGTCTCGAGCAAGCACTTTCTCTCGAGCAATAA
- the LOC106303247 gene encoding uncharacterized protein LOC106303247: MGTAAFSWRMSRHYDLLLLHNSDDHHSCVRPAASWDEDSLRPKVFAERCKRRSFGLYHFYLIVADIQCKSMYYIKHTQIFSVEYHEVTPGAYILSECGLNGMGRNDPTNAKSETLMIQFEKMLASNQEYDYQIAKTIMTNPTRADEDDVLSSVFVDTVGYGTVRTSSIIVEDFIDKLNMFGLRFFERGGLF; encoded by the exons ATGGGTACTGCTGCATTTAGCTGGAGGATGAGCCGCCATTACGATCTTCTGCTCTTGCATAACAGTGATGATCATCACAGTTGTGTGAGGCCTGCTGCTTCTTGGGATGAA GATTCATTACGCCCAAAAGTTTTCGCAGAGAGGTGTAAGCGTAGGAGTTTCGGCCTATATCACTTCTATCTTATTGTCGCTGACATCCAGTGTAAATCTATGTACTACATCAAGCACACTCAAATTTTTTCTGTGGAGTACCATGAAGTTACTCCCGGTGCATACATTTTGTCCGAATGCGGTCTAAATGGTATGGGCCGCAATGATCCCACCAATGCTAAG TCTGAAACTCTCATGATTCAGTTTGAAAAAATGCTGGCAAGTAATCAAGAGTATGACTATCAGATTGCTAAGACAATAATGACCAATCCAACAAGAGCTGATGAGGATGACGTGCTGAGCTCGGTTTTTGTCGACACTGTG GGATATGGAACAGTTCGCACTTCTTCCATCATAGTGGAGGACTTTATAGATAAATTGAATATGTTTGGATTGAGATTTTTTGAAAG AGGTGGTCTCTTCTGA
- the LOC106307038 gene encoding F-box/LRR-repeat protein 2, producing the protein MASVCVNDALTDDELRWILSRLDTEKDKEVFGLVCKRWLYLQSTDRKKLAARAGPHMLGRLASRFTRIVELDLSQSVSRSFYPGVTDSDLAVIAEGFKCLRVLNLHTCKGITDTGLASIGRCLSLLQFLDVSYCRKLSDKGLSAVAEGCHDLRALHLAGCRFITDETLKSLSERCRDLEALGLQGCTNITDSGLADLVKGCRKIKALDINKCSNVGDAGVSSVAKACGSSLKTLKLLDCYKVGDESVSSLAQFCKNLETLIIGGCRDISDESIVLLADSCRDRLKNLRMDWCLNVTDSSLTCVLKQCKSLEALDIGCCEEVTDNAFQGLGSEDVLGLKVLKVSNCPKITVAGIGKLLEKCSSLEYLDVRSLPHVTEVRCSEAGLEFPACCKVNFSGSLTEPDVLL; encoded by the exons ATGGCCTCGGTCTGCGTTAACGATGCTTTAACCGACGACGAGCTGAGGTGGATACTGTCGAGGCTAGACACGGAAAAGGACAAGGAAGTGTTCGGTCTCGTCTGCAAGCGGTGGCTGTATCTGCAGAGCACCGACCGGAAGAAGCTGGCGGCGCGTGCTGGTCCGCACATGCTCGGGCGCCTCGCATCCAGGTTCACTCGGATCGTGGAGCTGGACTTGTCTCAGTCAGTCTCGAGGTCGTTTTATCCAGGCGTCACTGACTCTGATCTCGCTGTCATCGCCGAGGGATTCAAGTGCCTCAGAGTCTTGAATCTGCATACCTGTAAAG GTATTACAGATACTGGTTTAGCCTCAATTGGTCGGTGTCTCTCTCTCCTGCAGTTTCTTGATGTATCATACTGCAGAAAGCTCTCAGACAAAGGACTCTCAGCCGTTGCAGAAGGCTGCCATGATCTGAGAGCATTGCATCTAGCTGGATGTCGCTTCATCACTGACGAAACACTAAAATCACTCTCCGAGAGATGCCGTGACCTGGAAGCTCTCGGGCTCCAAGGCTGCACCAACATAACCGATTCAGGCCTTGCTGATCTTGTGAAGGGATGCAGAAAGATTAAAGCTTTGGATATCAACAAATGCAGCAACGTGGGAGACGCTGGAGTTTCCTCTGTGGCCAAAGCTTGTGGGTCTTCGCTCAAGACGCTCAAGTTGCTGGACTGTTACAAAGTTGGGGACGAGTCTGTATCCTCCCTGGCTCAGTTCTGCAAGAATCTGGAGACTCTGATCATCGGTGGATGCAGAGACATCTCTGATGAGTCGATCGTATTGCTGGCGGATTCTTGCAGAGACAGGCTCAAGAACCTAAGGATGGACTGGTGCTTGAATGTAACCGACTCTTCGCTTACCTGCGTCCTGAAGCAGTGCAAGAGCTTGGAGGCTCTTGATATCGGTTGCTGCGAAGAGGTGACTGACAATGCTTTCCAGGGTTTGGGGAGCGAAGATGTTTTGGGGTTGAAGGTTTTGAAGGTGAGCAACTGTCCGAAGATCACAGTTGCGGGGATAGGCAAGCTTTTGGAGAAATGCAGCTCTCTGGAGTATTTGGATGTGAGGTCTCTTCCGCATGTGACGGAAGTGAGATGCAGTGAAGCTGGTCTCGAGTTCCCTGCGTGTTGTAAAGTTAACTTTTCGGGAAGTTTAACCGAGCCAGATGTTCTGCTTTGA
- the LOC106305955 gene encoding superoxide dismutase [Fe] 3, chloroplastic isoform X1, with protein MASCVVTTGSFCSITDSSIRLKSSKLVHLSNQQRRRSLVSRGGLKVEAYYGLKTPPYPLDALEPYMSKRTLEVHWGKHHRGYVDNLNKQLGKDDRLYGYTMEELIKATYNNGNPLPEFNNAAQVYNHDFFWESMQPGGGDMPQKGVLEQIEKDFGSFTNFREKFTDAALTQFGSGWVWLVLKREERRLEVVKTSNAINPLVWDDIPIISLDVWEHSYYLDYKNERGRYINSFLNHLVSWNAAMSRMARAEAFVNLGEPNIPIA; from the exons ATGGCTTCTTGTGTTGTGACGACAGGCAGTTTCTGTAGTATTACAGATTCTAGTATACGTTTGAAATCCTCCAAGCTTGTCCATCTG AGTAATCAGCAGAGAAGACGCTCTCTTGTGTCACGGGGCGGTTTAAAGGTTGAAGCTTACTATGGTCTAAAGACCCCTCCTTATCCTCTT GATGCTTTGGAACCGTATATGAGTAAAAGAACACTAGAAGTGCATTGGGGTAAACACCACCGAGGCTATGTAGACAATCTAAACAAACAGTTAGGGAAAGACGATAGGCTCTATGGATACACCATGGAAGAGCTTATCAAGGCGACATACAACAACGGGAATCCTTTGCCTGAGTTCAACAACGCTGCGCAG GTCTATAACCATGATTTCTTCTGGGAGTCGATGCAACCTGGTGGTGGAGACATGCCTCAGAAGGGTGTTCTTGAGCAGATTGAGAAAGATTTTGGGTCATTCACGAATTTCAGAGAGAAGTTTACTGATGCAGCTCTTACTCAGTTTGGTTCTGGCTGGGTCTGGCTTGTTT TGAAGAGGGAAGAGAGAAGACTTGAAGTGGTGAAAACCTCAAACGCCATTAACCCACTAGTGTGGGATGATATT CCAATTATCAGCTTGGATGTGTGGGAG CACTCTTATTACCTAGACTACAAG AACGAGAGGGGTAGGTACATAAACTCGTTTCTGAACCATTTGGTGTCGTGGAACGCTGCAATGAGTAGGATGGCACGTGCTGAGGCGTTTGTGAATCTTGGTGAACCCAACATCCCAATTGCCTAA
- the LOC106305955 gene encoding superoxide dismutase [Fe] 3, chloroplastic isoform X2, whose amino-acid sequence MASCVVTTGSFCSITDSSIRLKSSKLVHLSNQQRRRSLVSRGGLKDALEPYMSKRTLEVHWGKHHRGYVDNLNKQLGKDDRLYGYTMEELIKATYNNGNPLPEFNNAAQVYNHDFFWESMQPGGGDMPQKGVLEQIEKDFGSFTNFREKFTDAALTQFGSGWVWLVLKREERRLEVVKTSNAINPLVWDDIPIISLDVWEHSYYLDYKNERGRYINSFLNHLVSWNAAMSRMARAEAFVNLGEPNIPIA is encoded by the exons ATGGCTTCTTGTGTTGTGACGACAGGCAGTTTCTGTAGTATTACAGATTCTAGTATACGTTTGAAATCCTCCAAGCTTGTCCATCTG AGTAATCAGCAGAGAAGACGCTCTCTTGTGTCACGGGGCGGTTTAAAG GATGCTTTGGAACCGTATATGAGTAAAAGAACACTAGAAGTGCATTGGGGTAAACACCACCGAGGCTATGTAGACAATCTAAACAAACAGTTAGGGAAAGACGATAGGCTCTATGGATACACCATGGAAGAGCTTATCAAGGCGACATACAACAACGGGAATCCTTTGCCTGAGTTCAACAACGCTGCGCAG GTCTATAACCATGATTTCTTCTGGGAGTCGATGCAACCTGGTGGTGGAGACATGCCTCAGAAGGGTGTTCTTGAGCAGATTGAGAAAGATTTTGGGTCATTCACGAATTTCAGAGAGAAGTTTACTGATGCAGCTCTTACTCAGTTTGGTTCTGGCTGGGTCTGGCTTGTTT TGAAGAGGGAAGAGAGAAGACTTGAAGTGGTGAAAACCTCAAACGCCATTAACCCACTAGTGTGGGATGATATT CCAATTATCAGCTTGGATGTGTGGGAG CACTCTTATTACCTAGACTACAAG AACGAGAGGGGTAGGTACATAAACTCGTTTCTGAACCATTTGGTGTCGTGGAACGCTGCAATGAGTAGGATGGCACGTGCTGAGGCGTTTGTGAATCTTGGTGAACCCAACATCCCAATTGCCTAA
- the LOC106305954 gene encoding dihydroorotate dehydrogenase (quinone), mitochondrial, with amino-acid sequence MAGRAATSSAKWAREFLLRRNPLGAIRNSSSAAPGAASSTPKVPHFSKKGRILTGATIGLAIAGGAYVSTADEATFCGWLFSATKVVNPLFALLDAEFAHKLAVTAAARGWVPREKRPDPQILGLEVWGRKFSNPLGLAAGFDKNAEATEGLLGLGFGFVEVGSVTPVPQEGNPKPRIFRLREDGAIINRCGFNSEGIVVVAKRLGAQHGKRMLAETSGTSSSPGDEVKPGGKSGPGILGVNLGKNKTSEDAAADYVQGVHNLSQYADYLVINVSSPNTAGLRMLQGRKQLKDLVKKVQAARDEMQWGDDGPPPLLVKIAPDLSRGELEDIAAVALALHLDGLIISNTTVSRPDPVSNNPVASETGGLSGKPLFPLSTNMLREMYTLTRGKIPLIGCGGVSSGEDAYKKIRAGATLVQLYTGFAYGGPALIPKIKEELVSCLERDGFKSIQEAIGADHR; translated from the exons ATGGCTGGAAGAGCTGCGACATCGTCGGCTAAATGGGCGAGAGAGTTTTTGCTCAGAAGGAATCCTCTTGGAGCGATTCGAAACTCTTCTTCTGCTGCTCCTGGCGCGGCTTCCTCTACACCTAAAGTCCCTCACTTTTCCAAAAAA GGAAGGATATTGACAGGAGCCACCATTGGTCTTGCCATAGCTGGAGGAGCTTATGTCAGTACTGCAGATGAAGCAACCTTCTG TGGGTGGCTGTTCTCAGCAACAAAGGTTGTTAACCCTCTCTTTGCTCTTCTGGATGCTGAGTTTGCGCACAAGCTGGCCGTCACGGCTGCTGCTCGCGGGTGGGTGCCTAGAGAGAAGAGGCCTGATCCACAGATCTTGGGACTTGAAGTTTGGGGAAGGAAGTTTTCAAACCCACTAGGGCTTGCTGCTGGATTCGACAAAAACGCTGAAGCTACAGAGGGATTGCTAGGACTTGGGTTTGGCTTTGTTGAGGTTGGCTCTGTAACTCCAGTTCCACAAGAAGGCAACCCTAAGCCACGTATCTTCAGATTACGTGAAGATGG AGCCATTATCAATAGGTGTGGGTTTAACAGTGAAGGGATTGTTGTGGTTGCAAAGCGGTTGGGTGCTCAACATGGTAAAAGAATGTTGGCGGAAACATCAGGCACTTCGTCATCTCCAGGTGATGAAGTTAAACCAGGGGGCAAATCCGGACCTGGTATACTTGGAGTCAACCTTGGAAAGAACAAGACAAGTGAAGATGCAGCTGCTGACTATGTCCAGGGAGTTCATAACTTATCCCAATATGCTGATTACTTG GTTATAAATGTTTCATCACCCAACACAGCAGGGCTGAGAATGCTTCAGGGGAGGAAACAGTTGAAGGACCTTGTAAAGAAGGTACAAGCTGCTAGGGATGAGATGCAGTGGGGTGATGATGGTCCTCCTCCTCTTCTTGTGAAGATTGCTCCTGATCTATCCAGAGGAGAGCTTGAAGATATTGCAGCT GTTGCTCTTGCTCTCCACTTGGATGGGCTG ATCATATCAAATACAACAGTCTCGAGGCCAGATCCTGTAAGCAACAACCCAGTGGCATCAGAAACAGGTGGTTTGAGCGGGAAACCGCTCTTTCCTCTCTCCACCAACATGTTAAGAGAGATGTACACCTTGACACGA GGAAAAATTCCACTGATAGGCTGCGGTGGTGTTAGCAG TGGTGAGGATGCTTACAAGAAGATAAGAGCTGGAGCTACTCTTGTTCAGCTGTACACTGGGTTTGCGTATGGTGGACCAGCTCTCATCCCAAAAATAAAG GAGGAACTGGTAAGTTGCTTAGAAAGGGACGGCTTCAAGTCGATCCAAGAAGCAATTGGTGCAGATCACCGATGA
- the LOC106305956 gene encoding probable prefoldin subunit 5 has product MASSSARGELEKMGIDQLKALKEQADLEVNLLQDSLNNIRTANARLESAAGALNDLSLRPQGKKMLVPLTASLYVPGTLDEADKVLVDIGTGYFIEKTMEDGKDYCQRKISLLKSNYEQLFEVLAKKKSVADEAGMVLQGKVRQLQAATTS; this is encoded by the exons ATGGCGTCATCATCGGCGAGAGGAGAGCTGGAGAAGATGGGGATCGATCAGCTGAAAGCGTTGAAGGAGCAAGCGGATCTGGAAGTGAATCTCCTCCAGGACAGTCTCAACAACATCCGCACAGCCAACGCTCGCCTCGAATCCGCCGCGGGAGCTCTCAACGATCTCTCTCTTAGACCTCAAGGTAAGAAGATGCTTGTGCCACTCACTGCGTCTCTCTACGTGCCTGGGACACTTGATGAGGCTGATAAGGTTCTAGTTGATATCGGCACTGGTTACTTCATCGAG AAAACAATGGAGGATGGAAAAGACTATTGTCAGAGGAAGATCAGCTTGTTGAAATCCAACTATGAACAACTCTTTGAG GTGTTGGCCAAGAAGAAAAGCGTGGCAGATGAAGCCGGGATGGTCTTGCAGGGTAAAGTTAGACAGTTACAAGCTGCAACCACGTCCTGA